GGGCGGCTACGGGATGCTGGTCGGGCCGTGCGCGTCGAAGGCCGAACTCGAGGCATTTTCCGCGAAGCTGCGCGCGCGTCCCGCGAATTACATCGCGCAACCGACGCTCGCGCTGTCCACGACGCCGATCCTGACCGACGCCGGCCTCGCGCCGCGCCACGTCGACCTGCGGCCGTTCGTGCTGGTGTCGGACCGGATCCGCATCACGCCGGGCGGGCTCACGCGCGTCGCGCTGCAGGAAGGATCGCTCGTCGTCAACTCGAGCCAGGGCGGCGGCACCAAGGACACCTGGGTGCTGGCCGACTGAGCCGGGCACGACCGCGCGCGCCGGAGCCGGCGCGCGAACCGAACGAAGACGGAGTGGACACGAGATGCTTCTGGGACGTACTGCAAGCGGCCTCTACTGGATGTACCGCTATATCGAGCGCGCGGAGAACATCGCGCGGATCGTGGATGCCGGGCTGCGGATGGCGCTCACGCGCACGGCCGACGCGCCGGCCGAATGGTCGTCGGTGCTCGTCAGCTCGGGCGCCGACGACGGCTATCGGGAGAAATACGACGCGTATGCGGCCGACACCGTGACCGACTACCTGCTGCGCGACCGCGACAACCCGTCGAGTGTGCTGTCGTGCATCGAGGCCGCGCGCTCGAACGCGCGGATGGTGCGCACGGCGCTCACGCGCGAGGCGTGGGAAAGCGTGAACGGCGCGTGGCTCGCGTTGCGGCGCGCGTTGGCGCAGCCGGTGCCGGAAAGCGAGCTGCCGGCCGTGCTCGACGAAGTGAAGCGCGAAACCGCGCTGATCCTCGGCAGCTTCTACAGCACGATGCTGCGCAACGAGATCTTCGATTTCGCGCAGATCGGCGCCTTCATCGAACGCGCGGACAACACCGCGCGGATCATCGACGTGAAGTATCACCTGCTGCTGCCGTCGGTGTCGCACGTCGGCACGATCCTCGACAACTACCAATGGGAGACGATCCTGCGCTGCGTCGCCGCGCACCGTTCGTATCGCTGGGTGTACGACGTGCAGTACAAGCCGCTGAACATCGCCGACTACCTGATCCTGAACGGCCGCATGCCGCGTTCGCTGCGCTATTGCTACGGACGCGTCGTGTCGAGCCTGAACCTGCTCGCGAAGGATTACGGCGTGACACACCCGTGTCACGACACGGCCACGAAGATTCTGCAACTGCTGTCCGATACCTCGGTCGAGCGGATCTTCAAGAGCGGCCTGCACGAGTTCCTGACCGACTTCATCGGCCGCAACAACAGCCTCGGGCTCGAAATCGCCCAGGCTTACAACTTCGACTGAGACTTGCCATGCGACTCGCCATTCGACACATTTCGCGTTATCAGTTCGACGATCAAGCCAGCCATGCGCTGCAACGGCTGCGCCTGCGCCCGCAGTCGGGCCCCGGTCAGACGGTGCGCGCGTGGCAGGTCACGATCGACGGCGTCGAGCCGACGCTGTCTTACGCCGACGGGCTCGGCAACCGGATCGATCTCGTGCGTCATGATCGCGGCGCGAAGGCCGAGATCGTCGTCGTGGCGGCCGGCGTCGTCGAAACGCAGGACCGCGCGGGCATCATCGGGAATCCCGAAGGCTATGCGCCACCGTGGATCTTCGAGCGCGAGACCGCGCTCACGAAGGCGGGCGAGACCGTGCGCGAGCTCGCTCAGGCGCTGCCGATCGAGCCGCACGGCCTCGACGCATTGCACTGGCTGATGACGGAAGTGCACGGCCGCATCGCGTACGCGCCGAACGTGGCGGCCGACGCCGCCGTCGATGCGGAAACCGCGCTGCAAAGCGGCGAGGGCACGAGCCGCGACCATGCGCACGCGTTCATCGCGGCCGCCCGCGTGCTGAAGATCCCCGCGCGCTACATCTCGGGCTACGTGCTGGCCGACAGCGCGATGCAGCGCATCGCCGACGCGAAGCAGAACGCGGGCGACGTCGAGGAGGAGGAAGCGCTCGCGCTGCAGAGCGGCGACGGCATGCAGCAGGTGCTCGGCGCGTCGCATGCCGCGCAATCGCAATCGCAGTCGCAATCGCAAGGGCAGTCGCAGTCGCAATCCCAGGGGCAGTCGCCGACGGCGCTCGGCGCGCAGCCGCAAGCCACGGCGCTGTCGCAGCAGCCGGCCGGCCACGCATGGGCCGAGGCCTATGTCGAAGGGCTCGGCTGGGTCGGCTTCGACCCGTTCATGAACCGTTGCCCGGACGAACGCTACGTGCGCATCGCGGTCGGCCTCGACCATCGCGACGCGCAGCCGGTGACGGGGCTCGGCGCGACGGCCGTCGGCGTCGAGATCAGCGTCGTGCAGACGCCGGAACTCGTCTGACCCGCGGCACGCCTTCG
This is a stretch of genomic DNA from Burkholderia cenocepacia. It encodes these proteins:
- a CDS encoding alpha-E domain-containing protein; the protein is MLLGRTASGLYWMYRYIERAENIARIVDAGLRMALTRTADAPAEWSSVLVSSGADDGYREKYDAYAADTVTDYLLRDRDNPSSVLSCIEAARSNARMVRTALTREAWESVNGAWLALRRALAQPVPESELPAVLDEVKRETALILGSFYSTMLRNEIFDFAQIGAFIERADNTARIIDVKYHLLLPSVSHVGTILDNYQWETILRCVAAHRSYRWVYDVQYKPLNIADYLILNGRMPRSLRYCYGRVVSSLNLLAKDYGVTHPCHDTATKILQLLSDTSVERIFKSGLHEFLTDFIGRNNSLGLEIAQAYNFD
- a CDS encoding transglutaminase domain-containing protein: MRLAIRHISRYQFDDQASHALQRLRLRPQSGPGQTVRAWQVTIDGVEPTLSYADGLGNRIDLVRHDRGAKAEIVVVAAGVVETQDRAGIIGNPEGYAPPWIFERETALTKAGETVRELAQALPIEPHGLDALHWLMTEVHGRIAYAPNVAADAAVDAETALQSGEGTSRDHAHAFIAAARVLKIPARYISGYVLADSAMQRIADAKQNAGDVEEEEALALQSGDGMQQVLGASHAAQSQSQSQSQGQSQSQSQGQSPTALGAQPQATALSQQPAGHAWAEAYVEGLGWVGFDPFMNRCPDERYVRIAVGLDHRDAQPVTGLGATAVGVEISVVQTPELV